The nucleotide sequence AGCATCCGGTTTCCTCCAGACTGCTTTTGTCTTCCAGCATCACTATTCAGCTTTATCCTGCTTTCTTCTCACCTTCCACTTTTTGCCTCccattttttctttcacttttataTTTCAGTTGATGTGCTCACCACCTGCTGAAGCTGCTTACAGCTGTGTTCTCCAAGTGTTAGCAGTGGCAGGCACTAAAGAGGTTTATGAATATATGCACAGTTAGTGTGGAGCCCGCTGCATTGCCCTTGAGATAGAAACAGAGACAAGGAGCCACTGTTTTATCTGAAAATATTGAGGagctaaattaaaaaacatttttgttttgtttgttgtggatatttagaatttgtatatttaaatgaaacCCATTTGATGGCTGCCACAGTGAATGAGCATTGTTACCATTTTAAACTTTCTCAATTTTTTGCTTAGGctttgagtttttttcttttctttttttgtgattttaatggattttttgtgGTAAGACCACATTTTGATGGATAAATATATATCACAGGTGTTtcaaaaatgtacacatttttattCGTGCAAACAAGGTTTTCTTTGAACTACTACTTTTTTCAATTACTTACAACTAACTAGATCCCAGTGTTGTTATAGTGGATGTATGAAATGACAGGTATCCTAGCAAATATTGTAAATTTAAAATGGACTTTCCACTTTAGGGTAAATGGGGTAACTTTTTGAACCAAATTCTTTCTGCAGGCTCTatcaaaattgtattaaataaataaataaaaaaatgtaaaaaaaaaaaaaaattaaagtagtaTTTCTCAACCAGGGGCCCTGAAAAACTTTCAAGGGACATCAGGatgatttaatgtaatatattttattaaattaaaatgttcatatattaatagtaaattgtaaatattctaacttaatttaaatgcaaaaatcaaGATGTAAACTGAAACCCCATTCATAATAACTTTAgcttgttatttttgtatttatttttaacataaagttttcacAATATCTGGGCCCACACAATGAAttgtaggtatatatatatatatatatcaaagattCAAtttctgataataataaaaaaaaacaaatccttGCTGACtctgagatcgttcgccagcttaagtgaaagtttaACTGGCCTTATGTTTTCCACTCGTagacattacacgtcacgccgtgatgtcacgtgtcattacgggacctttacgggttgtttgtgaaagcatgcacatattccgggtaatcatgggagtgtgaaaggggcaaaatctaGCTACCTGGGAGCAATAGCCGGGACatattacccgtgtatttgccggaattgcagtgtgaaaggggctatttaCTCACACTCGTGTCTTTcaaaacctatatgacttttgTCTTTGGCGCAcaagaatatctttttttttttttattccacagaagaaaaagtttTACAGATATGGATAAACTCTACAAAGTCTTATACGataactctctgtctgtctctttcagaTGATAATGTGTCAGCCGGGAGTGGGATGGAGATGGATGACCGTATCTCTCACCTGGAGCAGAGGGTGCAGCTGCAGGAGGATGAGATTCAGCTGATGAAGGCGGCACTGGCGGATGCTTTGAGAAGGCTGGGCTGCTGTGAGGAGATCACACAGGCCAGCAGCAAGAAAGGTGGACCTACTAAAGGTCAGTGCTTCATCATGACCCTCTGCTTATTGCCATCATGTCTTTAGAGCCTAGAAAACCGCCAAATGAAAGATActtatctaaagcaacttacagtgttCTTACTTTGTGTTCGCATCCTATGTTCTATTAAGATAATTCAACCCTAAGAGCTACAGGGATATTGTAATGCATAAAATAGTGGTTACATAAAAAGTTTCCATGTGGGAGGTGGAGATAATTTGCATGTGATGATAACTTGTGTTCCTGTGTTTCTTCCTTCCTGATAAAGTGCGGCAGATACTGCAAGCTCTGCCATCCAAGCCACTGACAAATGGCTATGT is from Carassius auratus strain Wakin unplaced genomic scaffold, ASM336829v1 scaf_tig00009138, whole genome shotgun sequence and encodes:
- the LOC113072487 gene encoding echinoderm microtubule-associated protein-like 1; the protein is MSERVASCGNLCDTNTLLLRYCNDDNVSAGSGMEMDDRISHLEQRVQLQEDEIQLMKAALADALRRLGCCEEITQASSKKGGPTKVRQILQALPSKPLTNGYVQTKRLSGYPSSPSSPKKEVLMSIK